In the genome of Fulvivirga maritima, one region contains:
- a CDS encoding aminotransferase class I/II-fold pyridoxal phosphate-dependent enzyme, with protein sequence MERVYLSSPHMGGTELKYIQEAFDANWISPVGPNIAAFENDLASYTGREHAAALSSGTAAIHVALILLGVKAGDEVMCSSFTFAGTCNPIVYQGAHPVFVDSEEDTWNMDPELLKEGIEDRIKSGKKPKAIIVVHLYGMPAKMDLIMKVAREFDIPVIEDAAEGLGASYDGKKLGSFGDLSILSFNGNKIITTSGGGALLSNNKEYIDKAKFLATQARDNAPHYEHSSIGYNYRLSNISAGIGRGQMEVLEQRVNRKREIFEYYKNELSDIDNIQFLEEFDKCFSNRWLTTILVDGTNGAKVKDDVRILLEKNNIESRPLWKPMHMQPVFEGSRAYLNGVSEKLFEIGLCLPSGTNTTDADLSRTIELIKECF encoded by the coding sequence ATGGAAAGAGTTTATTTATCATCGCCGCATATGGGTGGAACAGAATTAAAATATATTCAAGAAGCGTTTGATGCCAACTGGATATCTCCGGTCGGGCCTAATATTGCGGCCTTTGAAAATGATTTAGCTTCTTACACCGGTAGAGAGCATGCCGCTGCCCTTAGTTCTGGTACAGCTGCTATACATGTGGCATTAATATTACTTGGAGTTAAAGCTGGTGATGAAGTGATGTGTAGTTCATTTACCTTTGCAGGTACTTGTAACCCAATAGTTTATCAAGGGGCACATCCTGTATTTGTAGATTCTGAAGAAGATACATGGAATATGGATCCTGAGTTGCTAAAAGAAGGTATTGAAGATAGGATAAAGTCAGGAAAAAAGCCGAAGGCAATTATTGTAGTCCATTTATATGGTATGCCAGCTAAAATGGATTTGATTATGAAGGTGGCGAGGGAGTTTGATATTCCTGTCATAGAGGATGCTGCCGAAGGGCTAGGAGCCTCTTATGATGGGAAAAAGTTGGGCTCCTTTGGAGACTTGAGTATTTTGTCTTTTAATGGAAACAAAATCATTACCACTTCAGGGGGAGGAGCACTGCTTTCTAATAATAAGGAATATATTGATAAAGCTAAGTTTTTAGCTACTCAGGCTCGAGATAATGCTCCTCATTATGAACATAGCTCTATAGGATATAATTACAGACTTAGTAATATCAGTGCAGGTATAGGACGAGGGCAAATGGAGGTATTAGAGCAGCGTGTTAACAGGAAACGAGAAATATTTGAATATTACAAAAATGAGTTATCTGATATTGATAATATTCAATTTTTAGAAGAGTTTGATAAATGCTTTTCAAATAGATGGTTGACCACTATTTTGGTTGATGGCACTAATGGTGCAAAGGTGAAAGATGATGTAAGAATATTGCTTGAAAAAAATAATATTGAGTCAAGACCACTGTGGAAACCAATGCACATGCAGCCTGTTTTTGAAGGATCACGTGCCTATTTGAACGGCGTTTCGGAGAAATTATTTGAAATTGGTCTTTGTTTGCCATCAGGAACTAACACTACAGATGCTGATTTATCACGTACTATTGAGTTAATAAAAGAATGTTTTTAG
- a CDS encoding MBOAT family O-acyltransferase: MYGDFSGYSDMAIGISRLFGFNLMQNFNYPYFSRDVAEFWRRWHISLSTWFRDYLYIPLGGSRGGRWMQIRNTFIIFLVSGLWHGANWTFIIWGFLNACYFLPLLLTKKNRLNLGVISEGRILPSYKDIVSITFTFSMTVFAWIFFRSEDLYQALNYISRMFSSTLFSFPKFTDMGHAFETLVLIIVFLMIEWNGRNERYAIAKLGFKWRRTTRLAIYYALVIAIFWYWGNGQEFIYFQF, translated from the coding sequence ATTTATGGTGATTTTTCAGGATATTCAGATATGGCGATAGGCATATCTAGGTTGTTTGGATTCAACCTAATGCAAAACTTTAATTATCCTTATTTTTCAAGGGACGTGGCTGAGTTTTGGAGAAGGTGGCATATTTCATTATCTACCTGGTTTAGAGATTATCTGTATATACCGTTAGGGGGAAGTAGGGGAGGTAGATGGATGCAAATTCGAAATACATTTATAATCTTTTTAGTTAGTGGCCTTTGGCATGGTGCTAATTGGACTTTTATTATATGGGGTTTTTTAAATGCTTGCTATTTTTTACCTCTTTTATTAACCAAAAAAAACAGATTGAATCTTGGGGTAATTTCGGAAGGACGAATTTTGCCTTCTTATAAAGATATTGTTTCTATAACATTTACCTTTTCTATGACTGTATTTGCTTGGATTTTTTTTAGATCTGAAGACTTATATCAAGCACTAAATTATATTTCAAGAATGTTTTCTTCTACTCTATTTTCTTTTCCAAAATTTACAGATATGGGGCATGCTTTTGAGACATTAGTATTAATAATTGTTTTTTTGATGATTGAATGGAATGGTAGAAATGAGAGATATGCTATTGCTAAATTAGGCTTCAAGTGGCGGAGAACTACGCGTTTGGCGATTTATTATGCTTTGGTCATAGCAATATTTTGGTATTGGGGAAATGGGCAAGAGTTTATTTATTTTCAGTTTTAA
- a CDS encoding acetyltransferase gives MKKIAIYGAGGLGREVLTIINAINSEKATWDFIGFFDDSAPNVLGGINELNSWREPLSLIIAIGNPSVKKGLETHIENDFIDYATLIHPRAILADDNIEVGKGSVVGAGAILTTNIEIGDHVLLNLNVTIGHDCQIGSFCSIMPGANISGQVTLDEAVLVGSGANILNGIMVGRKAKVGSGATVTKNVPSKITVVGVPAKPIQK, from the coding sequence ATGAAAAAAATAGCTATATATGGAGCTGGTGGGTTAGGAAGAGAAGTGCTTACCATCATAAATGCCATTAATTCTGAAAAAGCAACTTGGGATTTTATTGGTTTTTTTGATGATAGCGCACCCAATGTTTTAGGAGGAATTAATGAACTTAATAGTTGGAGGGAGCCTCTTTCTCTTATTATTGCTATAGGTAATCCTTCTGTTAAGAAAGGTTTGGAAACTCATATTGAGAATGATTTCATTGATTATGCCACCCTCATACACCCCAGAGCTATTTTAGCGGATGATAACATTGAAGTGGGCAAAGGTTCTGTAGTTGGTGCTGGGGCTATACTTACTACCAATATTGAAATAGGAGATCATGTTTTGTTGAATTTAAATGTAACTATTGGGCATGATTGCCAAATAGGTTCTTTCTGTTCTATCATGCCAGGAGCTAATATCTCCGGTCAGGTTACATTAGATGAGGCTGTTTTGGTAGGATCCGGAGCTAATATACTCAATGGTATAATGGTTGGGCGAAAAGCTAAAGTAGGATCAGGTGCAACAGTAACTAAAAACGTACCTTCGAAAATTACAGTGGTAGGGGTTCCTGCTAAACCCATTCAAAAATGA
- a CDS encoding GNAT family N-acetyltransferase codes for MEIRKAIKEDIEEVVSLLKLSLGESLMPKSVEYWTWKHINNPFGKSPVLLAIEDGKIIGVRAFMNWQWKNGEKIYKAIRAVDTATHPEHQGKGIFKKLTLGLLDDCKQQGVDFVFNTPNSKSKPGYLKMGWKEVGKLPVRLGFKRPINIVKNKLFGGAVTDFIPVKDKKFDIAKSIDQYELSVSKSSKGWKSNYSKAYLHWRYVDIPLIKYGGLGSEEALVIFRLKQGGFGIELRICEAFGSSKEVESIIQTIYKNCNFDYISIDAFSSYKLPSLINKVLGNGPDVTVRPLNGEVTDFEQYKLWSPVLGDLEVF; via the coding sequence ATGGAAATTAGGAAGGCTATTAAAGAAGATATTGAAGAGGTTGTCAGTTTATTGAAATTAAGCCTAGGAGAGTCTTTAATGCCGAAGTCAGTGGAGTATTGGACATGGAAGCATATAAATAATCCGTTTGGTAAGTCCCCAGTATTGCTTGCAATAGAAGATGGAAAAATTATTGGTGTAAGAGCATTTATGAATTGGCAGTGGAAAAATGGCGAAAAGATTTATAAAGCAATTAGAGCGGTAGATACAGCCACTCATCCAGAACATCAAGGAAAAGGAATATTTAAAAAGTTAACTTTAGGCTTGCTAGATGATTGTAAGCAACAGGGAGTAGATTTTGTTTTCAATACTCCGAATAGCAAGAGCAAGCCGGGGTACTTGAAAATGGGCTGGAAAGAGGTGGGTAAATTGCCCGTGAGACTAGGCTTTAAAAGGCCCATTAACATAGTCAAAAATAAATTGTTTGGAGGAGCAGTGACCGATTTTATCCCCGTTAAAGATAAAAAGTTTGATATAGCAAAGTCGATTGATCAATATGAGTTATCAGTTTCTAAATCTTCTAAAGGCTGGAAAAGTAATTATTCGAAAGCATATTTACATTGGAGATATGTGGATATCCCATTAATTAAATATGGAGGCTTAGGCAGTGAAGAAGCATTAGTGATATTTCGGCTTAAACAAGGAGGTTTTGGAATTGAATTACGTATTTGTGAAGCTTTTGGCTCTTCTAAAGAGGTTGAAAGTATAATTCAGACGATATATAAAAATTGTAATTTTGATTACATATCAATAGATGCATTTAGTTCTTATAAATTGCCTTCTCTAATTAATAAGGTGTTAGGTAATGGTCCAGATGTTACCGTTAGACCTTTAAATGGAGAAGTGACTGATTTTGAACAATATAAGCTATGGAGCCCGGTGTTAGGTGACTTAGAAGTATTTTAG
- a CDS encoding glycosyltransferase family 4 protein, whose product MANKLLRITTVPISLNILLKGQLKFMRENGFEVITTSADGVEVAEVKEREGVSHIIIPFTRAITPFQDLKCLRMLVKVIKEEAPDIVHSHTPKAGLLGMMAAKIAGIKHRLHTVAGLPLMEATGGKRSILKFTEAITYACASKVYPNSYKLQEYILNNLSINKDKLKVIGKGSTNGIDLNVFNKSLEIIDKGERWKSELNIPNEAFVYLFIGRIVGDKGINELVKAFIQLNDESSYLVLVGPLEELDPLSKETMDAIANNKNIIAPGFQSDVRPFLAFTDVFVFPSYREGFPNVVLQASAMGVPTIASDINGCNEIINHEESGLLIPTKQVPPLYKAMQLLRDDERKRTEMAGVALKNVHENYDQQFVWSCLIKEYKELLHV is encoded by the coding sequence ATGGCTAACAAGTTACTTAGAATTACTACCGTTCCTATTTCTCTTAACATTCTTCTTAAAGGTCAACTCAAGTTTATGAGAGAAAATGGCTTTGAAGTAATAACTACTAGTGCGGATGGAGTGGAGGTAGCAGAAGTGAAGGAAAGGGAGGGTGTAAGTCATATCATAATTCCGTTTACACGTGCAATTACGCCATTTCAAGACTTGAAATGTCTTCGTATGCTGGTTAAGGTTATTAAAGAAGAGGCTCCGGATATTGTACATAGTCATACTCCTAAGGCAGGGTTGTTAGGCATGATGGCAGCAAAAATCGCAGGAATCAAGCACCGATTACATACTGTTGCAGGTTTGCCGTTAATGGAAGCAACTGGGGGTAAAAGAAGTATTTTGAAATTCACTGAAGCAATTACTTATGCATGTGCTTCGAAGGTTTATCCTAATTCATATAAGCTTCAGGAATATATTTTGAATAACTTGTCTATAAATAAGGATAAGTTGAAAGTAATAGGGAAGGGAAGTACCAATGGAATTGATTTAAACGTCTTTAATAAGTCTTTAGAAATTATCGATAAAGGAGAACGGTGGAAGAGTGAACTAAATATTCCAAATGAAGCCTTTGTTTATTTATTTATAGGAAGAATTGTTGGAGATAAAGGGATAAATGAATTGGTTAAGGCATTTATACAATTAAATGATGAATCATCTTATCTTGTGTTGGTGGGGCCTTTAGAAGAGCTGGATCCGCTATCGAAAGAAACCATGGATGCTATTGCCAACAATAAAAATATTATTGCTCCCGGTTTTCAATCAGACGTAAGACCATTTTTAGCATTTACAGATGTTTTTGTTTTTCCTAGTTATAGGGAAGGATTCCCTAATGTGGTTTTGCAAGCCTCTGCTATGGGAGTGCCAACAATCGCTTCTGATATTAATGGGTGTAATGAGATAATAAATCATGAAGAATCAGGATTACTCATACCTACAAAGCAAGTGCCGCCATTATACAAGGCAATGCAATTACTTAGAGATGATGAAAGGAAAAGAACTGAAATGGCGGGAGTTGCCTTAAAAAATGTTCATGAAAATTATGATCAGCAATTTGTTTGGAGCTGTTTAATTAAAGAGTATAAAGAACTACTTCATGTATAA
- the xrtF gene encoding exosortase family protein XrtF encodes MNISEFKPAILFIVKFLVLYLGLNLLYGFYIDTYSPSPDPITVIVTNQVSGVMSVFDNGVEASDNQEKPSVFLSLNGYNILSVYEGCNGLNVMIVFLVFLLSYGKPIRKLLWFIPLGLVSIHLFNLIRIILLFWVAQDFPEMMYFAHKYLFTAFLYIIVFLMWFWWVVKLYKIPSEES; translated from the coding sequence ATGAATATCTCTGAGTTTAAGCCAGCTATACTATTTATAGTAAAGTTTCTAGTGTTATATCTGGGGCTAAACTTATTATACGGTTTTTATATTGATACCTACTCACCCTCACCAGACCCAATTACAGTAATTGTTACCAATCAGGTGTCTGGCGTAATGTCTGTTTTTGACAATGGTGTGGAAGCATCAGATAATCAGGAGAAGCCTTCTGTGTTTTTGAGTTTAAATGGCTATAACATACTTTCAGTTTATGAAGGGTGCAATGGACTCAATGTAATGATAGTATTTCTTGTATTTCTATTATCATATGGTAAACCAATAAGAAAGCTTTTATGGTTTATACCATTAGGTTTGGTTAGTATTCACTTATTTAACCTTATACGTATAATATTACTTTTTTGGGTAGCACAAGACTTCCCCGAAATGATGTATTTTGCTCATAAATATTTATTTACGGCATTTCTTTACATTATAGTGTTCTTAATGTGGTTCTGGTGGGTTGTGAAATTATATAAAATACCAAGTGAAGAATCTTAA
- a CDS encoding glycosyltransferase, whose protein sequence is MKIKVLHVIKSLGRGGAEMLLPETLALHNKNQFEFHYIYFLPWKDQMVESIEREGGAITCFNASNNIKLIAKRSELVQYVKQNGIQLIHAHLPWAGFLSRLVNKLNGIPVIYTEHNKQERYHKITFALNKITFPWQNKVLAVSGDVHESILKNIGERTKIETLLNGVNTDKFKRLPIEVQKSFRQEHGIPESALVVGTVAVFRFQKRLKEWMEVFSEAAKSNPNLYGVIVGDGPLKDELLEERKRLGLEDRILMPGLQINTRDWFSIMDIFMMTSVFEGLPIALLEAMSMECAVLTTDAGGIKEVIEADESGVMVSVDNWSQLSNSLKDINTSQIEKLGKNARQRVIDHFSLNNMVSRLEQIYKEESNGN, encoded by the coding sequence ATGAAAATCAAGGTGCTGCATGTTATTAAGTCTTTAGGTAGAGGCGGAGCTGAAATGCTTTTACCAGAGACTTTGGCTTTACATAATAAAAATCAATTCGAATTTCATTATATATATTTTCTTCCTTGGAAAGATCAAATGGTGGAGAGCATTGAGCGAGAAGGTGGAGCGATTACATGCTTTAATGCCAGCAATAATATTAAGCTTATAGCAAAAAGGAGCGAATTGGTTCAATATGTAAAACAGAATGGAATTCAGCTTATCCATGCTCATTTGCCTTGGGCTGGTTTTCTTTCTAGGCTAGTAAATAAGCTTAATGGAATACCTGTTATTTATACTGAGCATAATAAGCAGGAGAGATATCACAAAATTACTTTTGCATTAAATAAAATCACCTTTCCTTGGCAAAATAAAGTTTTGGCGGTTTCTGGTGATGTGCATGAATCTATACTTAAAAATATAGGAGAGAGAACTAAAATAGAGACTCTACTTAATGGAGTAAATACTGATAAATTCAAGCGCTTACCAATAGAAGTACAAAAGTCTTTTAGGCAAGAGCACGGGATCCCGGAATCAGCATTAGTAGTAGGAACAGTGGCTGTTTTTAGATTTCAAAAACGTTTGAAAGAATGGATGGAAGTTTTTAGTGAGGCGGCAAAGTCCAATCCTAATTTATACGGAGTTATAGTGGGAGATGGCCCTTTAAAAGATGAGCTTCTAGAGGAAAGAAAGAGATTGGGGTTGGAAGATAGAATCCTAATGCCAGGGCTTCAGATTAATACTCGTGATTGGTTTTCGATTATGGATATTTTTATGATGACATCTGTTTTTGAGGGGTTACCAATTGCATTGTTAGAAGCAATGAGTATGGAATGTGCAGTATTGACTACTGATGCAGGTGGCATAAAAGAAGTAATTGAAGCCGATGAATCAGGTGTGATGGTAAGCGTTGATAATTGGAGCCAATTATCAAATTCATTAAAAGACATTAATACGTCGCAAATTGAAAAGTTAGGTAAAAATGCCAGGCAAAGAGTTATTGATCATTTCAGCCTGAATAATATGGTAAGTCGGTTGGAGCAAATTTATAAAGAAGAGTCTAATGGAAATTAG
- a CDS encoding exosortase F system-associated membrane protein, which translates to MKNLNFRPSQYIVLVLASTGLLLVYLFQKNLDQIIGAYIEDHYWSFVLTKSIRFILNDLLMIAIIYALFLKRKYVVFAFYVQLVGVIFILSPYLIIKSQTSYNGPLVSYLHRLVVNPLLMLLLIPAIFYQENITKQKS; encoded by the coding sequence GTGAAGAATCTTAACTTCAGACCATCTCAATACATAGTCTTAGTATTGGCTTCTACGGGATTACTTTTAGTTTATCTATTTCAAAAGAATCTTGATCAAATTATAGGCGCTTACATAGAGGATCATTATTGGTCATTTGTATTGACTAAATCTATTAGGTTTATATTAAATGACTTATTAATGATAGCCATAATATACGCTCTTTTTTTAAAGAGGAAATATGTGGTTTTTGCATTTTATGTACAGTTAGTAGGAGTTATTTTTATACTATCGCCATATCTTATTATAAAGTCTCAAACTTCTTATAATGGTCCCCTAGTTTCGTACCTTCACAGGCTGGTAGTTAACCCGCTATTAATGCTATTATTAATACCTGCAATTTTTTATCAGGAGAATATTACAAAACAGAAATCTTAA
- a CDS encoding polysaccharide deacetylase family protein, with product MEKKTTDNSTTGGAATMKGGTLVISLDFELHWGGSEKWTLNDSKKQYFENTRKCIPTLLTLFESSGISVTWATVGFLFFKEKKELLANLPEVEPTYNDSSISAYNYLKNNWVGDTEEEDPFHFAHSLLDLVKASRGQEISTHSFSHYYCNEDGQTAEQFYSDLKAADGAAQKFDVIPKSLVFPRNQYNAEYLKACKRAGIEIVRVNPLDWWWQIDSTQSESKWKRLNRGADAYFSIGGKTSFSLSQIKKEEGVWLLPASRLLRPYNPKELFLNDLKIKKIKKEMTLAAKNNEVYHLWWHPHNFGNYTQENINGLVEIVNHYQFLHKEYGMNSKSMGEMATILNNQHG from the coding sequence TTGGAAAAGAAAACAACTGATAACTCAACAACAGGAGGCGCTGCAACAATGAAGGGTGGAACTTTAGTAATTTCTTTGGATTTTGAATTGCACTGGGGAGGTTCTGAAAAATGGACCTTAAATGATTCTAAAAAACAATATTTTGAGAATACAAGGAAATGCATTCCAACTCTACTCACCCTTTTTGAAAGTTCAGGAATAAGTGTAACCTGGGCCACAGTAGGTTTTCTCTTTTTTAAGGAGAAAAAGGAATTGTTAGCGAATCTGCCTGAAGTGGAACCAACTTATAATGATAGTTCTATCTCAGCGTATAATTACCTGAAAAATAATTGGGTAGGTGATACAGAAGAAGAAGATCCATTTCATTTTGCTCACTCTCTTTTAGACTTGGTTAAAGCCTCTAGAGGTCAAGAGATAAGTACCCATTCATTTTCTCATTATTATTGTAATGAAGATGGACAAACAGCCGAGCAGTTTTATTCAGATCTAAAAGCAGCAGATGGGGCGGCTCAAAAATTTGATGTTATACCTAAGTCTTTAGTGTTTCCTCGAAACCAATATAATGCAGAGTATCTAAAAGCTTGCAAAAGAGCTGGAATTGAGATAGTTAGAGTAAACCCTTTGGATTGGTGGTGGCAAATTGATAGTACTCAATCGGAATCCAAGTGGAAAAGGTTAAATAGAGGAGCAGATGCTTATTTTTCAATAGGAGGTAAAACTTCATTTTCACTGAGTCAAATTAAAAAAGAGGAGGGGGTATGGTTATTACCCGCAAGTCGTTTATTGAGACCTTATAACCCTAAGGAGCTCTTTTTGAATGATTTAAAAATAAAGAAAATCAAAAAGGAGATGACCTTGGCAGCTAAAAATAATGAGGTCTATCATTTATGGTGGCACCCCCATAATTTTGGAAACTATACTCAAGAAAATATCAATGGACTAGTTGAAATTGTTAATCACTATCAGTTTTTGCATAAGGAGTATGGTATGAATAGCAAAAGTATGGGAGAAATGGCTACAATTTTGAATAATCAACATGGCTAA
- a CDS encoding acetyltransferase — protein MFLFGASGHAKVITEMIQLNGGNVSGFYDDDPQKTSLMDIPVLGNTEAYKSGNEKSLISIGNNRIRKKVTEQIEATYGQVIHPKAVVSETVEIGEGTVVMAGAVINPYTKIGKHVIINTAASVDHDCHVSDFVHIAPKSTLCGGISIGEGTLVGSGSVIIPNTKVGKWVTIGAGSVVIEDVPDYAVVVGNPARIIKYNSER, from the coding sequence ATGTTTTTATTTGGTGCCAGTGGCCATGCTAAGGTAATTACTGAAATGATTCAGCTTAATGGGGGTAATGTGTCTGGTTTTTATGATGATGACCCGCAAAAAACTTCCCTTATGGATATTCCTGTTTTAGGGAATACTGAGGCGTATAAATCTGGCAATGAAAAGTCTTTGATAAGTATTGGTAATAACCGAATAAGGAAGAAGGTTACTGAACAAATAGAAGCTACATATGGACAAGTAATTCACCCCAAAGCTGTTGTTTCTGAAACCGTTGAAATAGGAGAAGGAACCGTGGTTATGGCCGGGGCAGTAATTAATCCATATACCAAAATTGGGAAACATGTTATTATTAATACTGCAGCATCTGTAGATCATGATTGCCATGTGAGTGATTTCGTTCACATAGCTCCTAAATCCACTTTATGTGGAGGTATATCTATTGGCGAAGGTACCTTGGTAGGTAGTGGTTCCGTAATTATACCAAATACCAAGGTAGGAAAATGGGTGACCATTGGAGCTGGAAGTGTTGTTATTGAAGATGTGCCAGACTACGCTGTAGTGGTGGGAAACCCCGCTAGAATTATAAAGTATAACTCTGAGCGATGA
- a CDS encoding sugar transferase, with the protein MYKQFLKPLADRLVALIAFICLFPVFAIVTLLLIVANKGDAFFTQARPGYKNRIFKVIKFKTMTDERDTDGNLLPDKDRLTAVGSFVRKTSLDEIPQLINVIKGDMSFVGPRPLLVEYLELYDEAQIRRHDVKPGITGWAQVNGRNAISWQQKFAYDVWYVEHQSFWLDIKVLFLTVFKVFKAEGISAEGQVTIEKFKGNN; encoded by the coding sequence ATGTATAAGCAATTCCTAAAACCATTAGCTGATCGGCTCGTAGCTTTAATAGCATTTATTTGTTTGTTTCCTGTCTTCGCGATAGTGACGCTGCTTTTAATTGTGGCAAATAAAGGAGACGCTTTTTTTACGCAAGCAAGACCAGGTTATAAAAATCGGATTTTTAAAGTCATTAAGTTCAAAACTATGACTGATGAGCGAGATACAGATGGTAACTTGCTGCCAGATAAAGATCGTCTTACGGCTGTGGGCAGTTTTGTAAGGAAAACCTCATTAGATGAAATTCCTCAGCTTATCAATGTAATTAAAGGCGATATGTCATTTGTCGGTCCTCGTCCATTATTGGTGGAGTATCTTGAGTTATATGATGAGGCTCAAATCAGACGACATGATGTAAAACCGGGTATTACTGGTTGGGCACAGGTCAACGGGCGCAATGCCATAAGTTGGCAACAGAAATTTGCTTATGATGTATGGTATGTAGAGCATCAATCGTTTTGGTTAGATATAAAAGTCTTATTTTTGACTGTCTTCAAGGTCTTTAAAGCAGAGGGTATTTCTGCTGAAGGGCAAGTGACAATCGAAAAATTTAAAGGTAATAATTGA